A window from Leuconostoc mesenteroides subsp. mesenteroides encodes these proteins:
- a CDS encoding MarR family transcriptional regulator, whose product MNDADLLRYLINAVQKEGQRKYAEFLSPLGITPNQSEVLQVLSKKEPLSLKELGHLLICESKSPSRLVQRLVENGFIYKSKAIDDNRKSVLHLTSKGRKLIPSIKEKENLFNAYNLSSLPDSIDIKTFISVLRYQINGTESEQKIEKRIKIDSSLT is encoded by the coding sequence ATGAATGATGCTGATTTATTAAGATATCTTATCAACGCTGTCCAAAAAGAAGGTCAGAGAAAATATGCCGAGTTCTTGTCTCCTCTTGGTATAACACCTAATCAAAGTGAGGTATTACAAGTTTTGTCAAAAAAAGAACCTTTATCATTAAAAGAGTTAGGTCATCTATTAATTTGTGAAAGTAAAAGTCCTAGTAGATTAGTGCAACGATTGGTGGAAAATGGTTTCATCTATAAAAGTAAAGCCATTGATGATAATCGAAAATCAGTCCTACATTTGACCTCTAAGGGCCGTAAGTTAATACCTAGCATCAAGGAGAAAGAAAACCTATTTAATGCATATAACCTCTCCTCTTTACCTGACTCGATTGATATTAAAACCTTTATTTCTGTTTTGAGATATCAAATAAATGGTACAGAGAGTGAACAAAAAATTGAAAAAAGAATTAAAATAGATTCATCATTAACTTGA
- a CDS encoding aldo/keto reductase, which produces MNKTRQLGQTNLFLSPLGLGTWQYSTKNSSGSSMWGNTEMETVYEIIKYSFQNGMNWIDTAEIYGNGTSETFIGEVTQRLQREKALRANPLIASKWFPLARSASSIAKTIDDRLKYLQVPTIDLYQIHQPTSRSSLRKQIEAMVSLAEQHKVKQIGVSNFSAKQMVKAHHLLQEYGMTLASNQVKYNLLHRNPEKNGTLEAAKELGITIIAYSPLQQGLLTGRFHEQPESLSKVSRFRKLQSNLSTKTLQRTEPLYQELKRLSLNYGVTISQISLNWLINAQGDTVLAIPGASKIQQAQENVGTLNFDLSNKDIERLNHISANL; this is translated from the coding sequence ATGAATAAAACTAGACAATTAGGGCAAACTAATCTGTTTTTATCACCACTGGGACTAGGTACCTGGCAATATAGCACAAAAAATAGCAGTGGATCCTCAATGTGGGGAAATACCGAGATGGAGACGGTTTATGAAATTATCAAGTATTCTTTTCAAAATGGAATGAATTGGATAGACACTGCTGAGATTTATGGCAATGGGACTTCTGAAACATTTATTGGGGAAGTGACACAGCGCTTGCAAAGAGAAAAAGCTTTAAGAGCCAATCCTTTAATCGCTAGTAAATGGTTTCCTTTAGCTCGTTCGGCGTCATCAATCGCCAAAACAATTGATGACCGATTAAAATATCTACAAGTACCTACCATTGATTTATATCAAATTCATCAACCGACATCTCGATCATCTTTAAGAAAGCAAATTGAGGCTATGGTATCGCTTGCAGAGCAACACAAAGTGAAACAGATTGGGGTAAGTAACTTTTCTGCTAAACAAATGGTCAAAGCCCATCATTTACTTCAAGAATATGGGATGACACTTGCTTCTAATCAAGTTAAATATAATTTACTACACCGTAATCCTGAGAAAAATGGCACACTAGAAGCCGCTAAAGAATTAGGGATAACAATAATTGCTTATTCACCCTTACAACAAGGATTATTAACAGGGCGCTTTCATGAACAACCCGAATCTTTATCAAAGGTGAGTCGTTTCAGAAAGCTACAGTCTAATCTGTCTACCAAAACATTGCAAAGAACTGAGCCACTTTATCAAGAACTAAAGAGATTATCACTAAACTATGGGGTGACAATTTCTCAGATTTCTTTAAACTGGTTGATTAATGCTCAAGGGGATACAGTTTTAGCTATTCCAGGTGCGTCTAAGATACAGCAAGCACAAGAAAACGTAGGAACTTTGAATTTTGATTTGTCTAACAAAGATATTGAACGACTAAATCATATTTCAGCAAATTTATAA
- a CDS encoding serine hydrolase family protein — MEQSENKIYLIHGYTASPEDNWFPWLNNKSKQNFSIPINIIKMPNSDNPKVKEWDKKVDEIIDTSTNITIIGHSLGCIEALRFVSQHDVSNVNLILVSGFDETTNTLPQLHEFTDSPLDMDITLPKIKNAVVISAIDDDIVPSHYSQILARHLNCKLVLLPSGKHFIDRDNIFELPSAYEELQNMLNHN, encoded by the coding sequence ATGGAACAATCAGAAAACAAAATCTACTTAATTCATGGTTACACAGCAAGTCCAGAAGACAATTGGTTCCCTTGGCTCAACAATAAATCGAAACAAAATTTTTCCATTCCGATTAACATTATAAAAATGCCTAACTCCGACAATCCTAAAGTTAAAGAGTGGGACAAAAAAGTAGACGAAATTATTGACACATCAACTAATATTACGATTATTGGTCATAGCCTAGGCTGTATTGAAGCACTTAGATTTGTTTCACAGCACGATGTGTCAAATGTTAATTTAATTTTAGTTTCTGGATTTGATGAAACTACTAATACACTACCGCAATTACATGAATTTACTGATTCTCCGCTTGATATGGATATTACATTACCAAAAATAAAGAATGCAGTTGTGATTTCAGCAATTGATGATGATATTGTCCCTTCTCATTATTCCCAAATATTAGCTAGGCATCTAAATTGCAAACTTGTTCTCTTACCCAGTGGAAAGCATTTTATTGATCGAGATAATATATTTGAGCTGCCTAGTGCTTATGAGGAATTACAAAATATGTTGAATCACAATTAA
- a CDS encoding GNAT family N-acetyltransferase has protein sequence MEIKKVNTTDQDFNRLVQILDNTLSNFNNGIQNTEKNEYHVFNSVSDLTDVFIAYNLGQALGCVATKIYSEDALEMKRLFVDPIARGTGIATKLISKLESQAYSNGYKKIIVETGRNNNEAIRLYTKMNYQLIDNYPPYDGLSNSVCMSKYLL, from the coding sequence ATGGAAATTAAGAAAGTAAATACTACAGACCAGGATTTTAATAGACTGGTTCAGATTCTTGACAATACATTATCTAATTTTAACAATGGTATTCAAAATACAGAAAAAAATGAATATCATGTATTTAACTCGGTTAGTGATTTAACAGATGTTTTTATTGCTTATAATCTAGGACAGGCCCTTGGTTGTGTGGCAACCAAAATCTATTCCGAAGACGCATTAGAAATGAAAAGATTATTTGTGGATCCTATAGCTAGAGGCACTGGTATAGCAACTAAATTAATTAGCAAGTTAGAGTCCCAAGCTTATTCAAATGGTTATAAAAAAATCATTGTGGAAACCGGTAGAAATAATAATGAAGCAATTCGACTCTACACGAAAATGAATTATCAGTTAATCGATAATTATCCACCCTATGACGGACTAAGCAATTCGGTTTGTATGTCAAAATATTTATTATAA
- a CDS encoding ASCH domain-containing protein — MTPNELFKKAQESNIVPHDAKLQSAFQFGVSADELADLVISGQKTATTSSLDLYEKDESLPQLGAYDVVLDSENQAICVIQSDNVEIKNYLDVSEKHAYLEGEGDRSLEYWRHVHNEFFINEYQLEGLVFKEQDAKMVLENFHVVYPVQ; from the coding sequence ATGACACCGAATGAACTTTTTAAAAAAGCACAAGAATCTAATATTGTACCCCACGATGCAAAATTGCAATCAGCTTTTCAATTTGGTGTCTCCGCTGATGAACTGGCAGATTTGGTCATAAGTGGTCAAAAAACAGCAACCACAAGTTCACTAGACTTATACGAAAAAGATGAATCTCTACCGCAACTAGGTGCCTATGATGTGGTGTTAGACAGTGAAAATCAAGCCATTTGTGTCATACAAAGTGATAATGTTGAGATTAAAAACTACCTAGACGTTAGTGAAAAACATGCCTATCTTGAAGGCGAAGGAGACCGAAGCCTAGAATACTGGCGTCATGTTCATAATGAATTTTTTATCAACGAATACCAACTAGAAGGGCTTGTGTTCAAAGAGCAAGATGCTAAAATGGTTCTTGAAAATTTTCACGTTGTGTACCCTGTACAATGA
- a CDS encoding DNA-entry nuclease, which produces MKNYKRGLFARKILLVFVILIGFVYLNRVSILQKIVAIGSQSQIVNIDKQSSSPTKNDELVNLKYTGQTVVEVNHNQPTFTQDDLQIKQGGWQKISSLDWLGRPQVANALLNQKLMPPSQKYKARERLTIKTPGYHAIKTGTNNTDWLYNRSHLIGYQFTGLNNEAKNLITGTRQLNADSRVNAKSMVTYETEIADYLHQSKNNYVRYQVKPIYKNVELVPRGVHMMAQSNDNTLKFNIYVFNVQDGWTINYLNGNAERSE; this is translated from the coding sequence ATGAAAAATTATAAACGTGGTCTCTTTGCGAGAAAAATTTTATTGGTCTTTGTCATATTGATAGGTTTTGTGTATTTAAACCGTGTGTCAATTTTACAAAAAATTGTAGCCATTGGTTCCCAATCACAGATCGTTAATATTGATAAACAAAGTAGCTCACCAACAAAAAATGATGAGCTAGTTAACTTGAAATATACTGGTCAAACAGTTGTAGAGGTCAACCATAATCAACCAACATTTACACAAGATGATTTACAAATAAAACAGGGTGGATGGCAAAAAATTTCATCACTAGATTGGCTAGGTAGACCTCAGGTTGCTAATGCATTGCTTAACCAAAAATTGATGCCGCCCTCTCAAAAGTATAAAGCGCGTGAACGATTAACAATCAAAACGCCAGGTTACCATGCCATCAAAACGGGAACGAATAATACAGACTGGCTATACAACCGTAGTCATCTAATTGGGTATCAATTTACTGGCCTAAACAATGAAGCCAAAAATTTGATCACAGGGACACGACAATTAAATGCAGATAGTCGAGTGAATGCAAAAAGTATGGTGACTTATGAAACAGAAATTGCTGATTATCTACATCAGTCAAAAAATAATTATGTGCGATACCAGGTGAAGCCAATTTACAAAAATGTTGAGTTAGTTCCTCGTGGTGTTCATATGATGGCACAGTCAAATGACAATACTTTGAAATTTAATATCTATGTTTTTAACGTTCAAGATGGCTGGACAATCAACTACTTAAACGGTAATGCTGAAAGGAGTGAATAA